The Mesorhizobium sp. AR02 genomic interval CGCCGTCGCCAGTTTGCCGGCAATGGCGAGCGGGTCGATGCGGCGCCGGGCCTTGGCTGTGAAGGTGACCAGTTCGGCGGGCTTTGCCGGAAACGCCTTCACCTTGGTGTCCTCGATGGTTTGGATGGACATGTCTTGGAAAACTCCTGGGCGTTGGGCGACAACGCGCGAGCGCCGTTGCGCCTAAGCCGATGCCTTGATCTTGAGGCTGTCGAGGTAGGCGGACGGGTTGGCCGGATCGAAGACCTTGCCGTCGAAGAAGGTCTCGACGCCCCGCGACGAGGATGCCGGAATGTCGGTGGCCGCCACGCCGAGATCCTTGGCTGCCTCGCGCCACAGATCCTCGCGGTTGACCTGATCGACCAGCGCCTTGACGTCGGTGGTCGGTGCGAATTTGCCCCAGCGGATGTTCTCGGCGAGGAACCACGAATCATGGCTCTTGAACGGATAGGAGACGCCGCCCTTCCAGAACTTCATGTAGAGGTCGGTGCCCTTGGCGACGCGGCCATTGCCGTAGTTGATATCGCCCTTGAGGCGACCGATGATGTCAGCGACGGGCACGTTCATCCACTGCCGCTTGCCGATGATAGCGGCCATCTCGTCCTTGTTCTCCATGGTCTCGCACCACTGCTGGGCTTCCATGACGGCCATCAGGATCGCCTTGGTGGCGTTCGGGTTCTTCTCGATGAAGGCGGCGCGCAGGCCGAGCGCCTTTTCCGGATGGCCCTTCCACAATTCGCCCGTGGTGGCGGCGGTGAAGCCGACGCCCTGATGGACGAGTTGCTCGTTCCACGGCTCGCCGACGCAGAACACGTCCATGTTGCCGACCTTCATGTTGGCCACCATCTGCGGCGGTGGCACGACGATGGTCGAGACGTCCTTGTCGGGATCGATGCCGCCGGCGGCCAGCCAGTAGCGTATCCACAGGTCATGTGTGCCGCCCGGGAAGGTCATGGCGGCCTTCACTTCCTTGCCGGCGGCCTTCTTGGCGGCGAAGGCTTCCTTCAGCTTGGAGGCGTCGAGGCCGACGCCGGTGGCGGCGTATTCCTGAGCGACGGAAATTCCCTGGCAGTCGTAGTTCAGCCGCGCCACGATCGCCATCGGCATCGGCTGGTTGTTCTGCGTCACCTTACCTGTGTGCATGAGGTAGGGCAGCGGCGTCAGGATGTGGGCGCCGTCAATGCCGTTGGCCTCTCCGCCAAGCATCAGATTGTCGCGCGTGGCGCCCCAGGAGGCCTGCTTCAGCACCTCGACATCGGGCATGCCGTATTTGGCGAACAGGCCTTTCTCCTTGGCGATCATCAGGGGTGCGGCATCGGTCAGCGCGATGAAGCCGAGCTTGGCGCCGGTGACTTCCGGGGCGGCGGTCGCGGCATAGGCGCCAGAGGGGAGCAGCGCACGCGCGGCCGCCAGGGTTGCCGCGGTGGCAGCACTTGCCATCAGAAAATTGCGACGGGTCATGCCCTCAAGAGGGGCTTCAGTCTTGATGCGTTTCGTCATCGTCATCTCCCGTTGGGCACTGCTCGGGATCAGCGCCGTCGATTGCGTGTTCGGTCAAAACAAAAAAGCCGCCGGCCAGGCCGCGCGCGTCCGTCTATCCGGGATCGCGTGTTGACCTGAGCGGCAGCTTTGCCTGTAGCGCCCGCCATTGGACGCCTGTTACGTGACCCGAGAAGAGTCTGCCTATTGCAACGCAGGAACCGTGCCAGTTTCGGAATGGATGATAAATACCAATAAAATCAACGATATGGCACAGTATCGGCGCACAAGCCCGCAGGGCGGGCAAGCCAAAGATTGTTCATCAACGCAAGTGCACGCACAATTTTTGTGCAATGCACAAGAATGGCGCGGAAATGATCAGGCTTCCGCGCGGGCCGATTTCTGGGCGGCAATGTAGGCGTCGATCTCGTCGGGATCGAAGATCTGGCCGTCGAAGAAACCGTCGGGACCAAGCACCAGGCCGGCCCCGGTCGCGCCGACCGCGGTGGCGACCTTGAGCGCGCCCTCGACCTTCGCATTGGCGCCGGGAAGCGCGACACCCAGCGGCTTCAGTGCCGAACGGTAGAGGTCGGGCCGGTAGCATTCGCGTGCAATGGCGAGGTTTTCAGGCGTGTGCGCCACATGCCCCCAGCGGACCATCTGCGTGTAGAACCACAGCGCATGGCTCTTCCAGGGAAAGTTCGCCGCCTTGTCGAAGGGCAGGAAGAAGTCGTCGATATCTCGTTCCGCTCCGCCGCCCAATTGGAGATGGCCGGTCAGTATCGGCATCTGCACCGCGGGCGGCAGACCGAGGAAGCCGGGCCGCGCCATCACCGCTGCCAATTCGCCGTGGTTGGCCGGATCCTGGCACCAGCGTGCCGAGTGATGCAGCGCGCGCAGCAGTGCCGCCAGAGCCTCGGGATTCTCGTCCGCCCAGGCCTTGCGCACGCCGATCACCTTCTCCGGACTGTTCTTCCACAACAGTGCCTTGACGGTGACGATATGGCCGGTGCCGGCGGCGACCGCAGCGCTGTTCCAGGGTTCGCCGACGCAGTAGCCGTCGATGCGCCCAGCGGCCAATGCGTCGGCCATGAAGGGAGGTGGTACGATGACGATCTCGATTTCGCGCGACGGATCGATGCCGCAAGCGGCAAGCCAGTAGCGCAGTTCGTAATTGTGCCCGGAATGCGGATGCACGACGGCAAAGCGGAGCGGCTCGCGGCCAGCGGCCGCCCGTTCGCGGATGAATGCGCCAAGTGCCGTCCCGGCGCGTGCTGGATCGAGATCGGGTTCAGCGCCATGCGCCGCCATGCCGGCCCAGACGGCGTTGGAGATGGTGACGCAATTGCCGCCGAGCCCAAGCGAGAACGGCACGATGGTTTCGGAAGCGAGCGGCGTCAGCCCGAGATTGCAGGCGAGCGGCATGGGTCCCAGCATATGCGCAAGATCGAAGTGGCCGATGGCAATACGGTCGCGGATGTTGGCCCAGGATGTCTCGCGGTGCAGCGTGAGCTCGATGCCTTCGCGCGCGGCGAAGCCAAGCTCGCTTGCGGCGACCAGCACGGCGCTGTCGAAAAGCGGCATGAAGCCGGCGGTGATCTGGTGCTTCATGCTCATTCGTCCTCCGCCGGCCCCAGCAGTCCGGCGGCAGTCACCAGGCTCTGGGCGATATCGCTGATCTTGCGGTTCTGGTTCATCGCCGTCTTGCGCAGCAGCGTATAGGCGGCCTCTTCGGAGAGGCCGCGCGACTTCATCAATATGCCCTTGGCGCGGTCGATAACCTTGCGGCTCTCGAGCTCGCTGCGCGCCTCTTCCAGCTCGCGCGCCATGCGCGAGAAGGCATTGAAGCGGCTGACCGCCATGTCGAGGATCGGCTTGACGCGCTCTTGCCTGAGCCCATCGACGACATAGGCCGACACGCCGGCATCGACCGCGGCCTCGATCGAGGCCTGGTCCGAGCGGTCGACGAACATGGCGATCGGGCGCTTCACCGCACGCGACAGCTGGAACATGTTTTCGAGCATGTCGCGGTTGGGATTTTCGAGGTCGATGACGATGACGTCCGGCTCGATCTCGGCGATCCGCCGGGCAATACCGGTCACGTCATGGATGACGGTAACCTGTTGATGGCCAGCCTCGCGCAGGCCGGCCTCGATGATCGAGGCGCGGATGCGATTTTCATCGATCACCAGGACGGCTAGGGAGGATCGGACCATGCCGGCATTGTGGGCAAGGCCGCGAAATTGTGCAATGCGGCATAGCCACACCCGTTTGAAGGGGCGTGGCTATGCGCATCATCGCTTACCGCTGTGGATTGCGTCCTGTCGGAAGCGGATCATGTCGTCTTGCTGCAAAGACAGGATGCGGGTTCAGCCGCAGACGCGGACCTGCTCGATCACCCTGTGATGGTGGCGCCAGTGCTTGATGATCTCGATGTGGCAGTTGTGGTGCCGGTGGTGACGTCGATACTCGCCATTGTTGTTGTCGTATTGCACGTTCTGGTCGTCGCCATACTGGTTGTCGTAATTATGCCGGTGATGGCGGCGAACGACGATCTGGCCATTGTCGGATTGGTCGTCCGGTGAATACTGGTTGTTGTCGTCGGATTGGATGATCACGCTTGCGGCTTGTGTGGGCGCAATGACTGCGGCTGTGGCGGCCAATGCCACCATGGAAGCCAAGAATAACTTCTTCATGTTTTCGTCCTCCTTGAGTTACATCAACTCGCGGAATGGGTTAGCGTTCCAATACGCTTCGGTAAGCTTTTCACGGCCGTCGTGTTTGATCCGGCCATCAGCGGCCGGGGCGATGGCGCTACAAGCGAACGAAGGCCGTCAGCGGCAGATGGTCGGAGGCAACGCGCGAAAGCGGCGTATCATGCGCTTCCACCGCTGCAATCATGCCGTGGCGATTGGTCATGATCCGGTCGAGCGCCAAAAGCGGCAGGTTCGAGGGGAAGGTAGGGACTGCCGGTGGCTGCGGGCCGAACGTCGCATGCAGCGTGTTGAGTGTGGAGCGGTTGCCGAGCCGCCATTCGTTGAGGTCGCCAAGCAGGAGCGTCGGCTTCTCGTCGGCGCTGCTCATGATGTCCAGCACGACGCGGGCCTGCTGCGAGCGCGAGTGGCGCAGCAGGCCGAGATGGGCGGCGATGATGCGCAAGGTCCGGTTTCCGTCGAGGTCGATCTCCGCCACCACCGCGCCGCGCGGTTCCAGGCCCGGAAGCCTGATCTGATGCACGTCACGGACGACGCCCTTCTTGAACAGCAGGACATTGCCGTGCCAGCCATGGCCCTTGCCGGTGGCTGAAATCGGCACCGGCACCAGGCCGGTTTCGCGCTCGAGGCGGGGCAGGTCGAGAAGCCCGTCACGGTCGCCGAAACGGTTGTCCGCTTCCTGCAGGGCGATGACGTCGGGATCGATTTCGCGGATGACGCGGCTGGTGCGCTCTGGATCGAACTTGCGATCGACGCCGACGCATTTGTGGACGTTGTAGGAGGCAACCAGCGTTCCGGTGGTGGCGGTCGCCTTGTGCGCAGCCGCGTTTGCCTTCTGCATCCGCCTGTCGCGAATGGACAAAAGCATGGTTGCTGGGAGGCTGCGTCCGTTCATCCGCACAGTGTGCCTGCCATGCCTGCTGCTTCCACCATGCACCTCAAATAGAGTCTTTGCGCTTATGTTCCATGGCTGACACCAAACTATCCGTCAAACACGTCGTTTTGTTAAAGATGAGGGGCCTCTCTAAAGATTAAAGATGAGGGGCCTCTCTAAAGATAGGGCGAACCCAGCCACAGGATACGGTCGAACAGCCGGATGATAAACGGCCGGGCCCGCAAGGAGTCCAGCGTGACGGGGATAGCCGTTTCGATTGCCGAGCCAA includes:
- a CDS encoding CmpA/NrtA family ABC transporter substrate-binding protein produces the protein MTKRIKTEAPLEGMTRRNFLMASAATAATLAAARALLPSGAYAATAAPEVTGAKLGFIALTDAAPLMIAKEKGLFAKYGMPDVEVLKQASWGATRDNLMLGGEANGIDGAHILTPLPYLMHTGKVTQNNQPMPMAIVARLNYDCQGISVAQEYAATGVGLDASKLKEAFAAKKAAGKEVKAAMTFPGGTHDLWIRYWLAAGGIDPDKDVSTIVVPPPQMVANMKVGNMDVFCVGEPWNEQLVHQGVGFTAATTGELWKGHPEKALGLRAAFIEKNPNATKAILMAVMEAQQWCETMENKDEMAAIIGKRQWMNVPVADIIGRLKGDINYGNGRVAKGTDLYMKFWKGGVSYPFKSHDSWFLAENIRWGKFAPTTDVKALVDQVNREDLWREAAKDLGVAATDIPASSSRGVETFFDGKVFDPANPSAYLDSLKIKASA
- a CDS encoding CmpA/NrtA family ABC transporter substrate-binding protein, which codes for MSMKHQITAGFMPLFDSAVLVAASELGFAAREGIELTLHRETSWANIRDRIAIGHFDLAHMLGPMPLACNLGLTPLASETIVPFSLGLGGNCVTISNAVWAGMAAHGAEPDLDPARAGTALGAFIRERAAAGREPLRFAVVHPHSGHNYELRYWLAACGIDPSREIEIVIVPPPFMADALAAGRIDGYCVGEPWNSAAVAAGTGHIVTVKALLWKNSPEKVIGVRKAWADENPEALAALLRALHHSARWCQDPANHGELAAVMARPGFLGLPPAVQMPILTGHLQLGGGAERDIDDFFLPFDKAANFPWKSHALWFYTQMVRWGHVAHTPENLAIARECYRPDLYRSALKPLGVALPGANAKVEGALKVATAVGATGAGLVLGPDGFFDGQIFDPDEIDAYIAAQKSARAEA
- a CDS encoding ANTAR domain-containing response regulator, which translates into the protein MVRSSLAVLVIDENRIRASIIEAGLREAGHQQVTVIHDVTGIARRIAEIEPDVIVIDLENPNRDMLENMFQLSRAVKRPIAMFVDRSDQASIEAAVDAGVSAYVVDGLRQERVKPILDMAVSRFNAFSRMARELEEARSELESRKVIDRAKGILMKSRGLSEEAAYTLLRKTAMNQNRKISDIAQSLVTAAGLLGPAEDE
- a CDS encoding endonuclease/exonuclease/phosphatase family protein, giving the protein MRMNGRSLPATMLLSIRDRRMQKANAAAHKATATTGTLVASYNVHKCVGVDRKFDPERTSRVIREIDPDVIALQEADNRFGDRDGLLDLPRLERETGLVPVPISATGKGHGWHGNVLLFKKGVVRDVHQIRLPGLEPRGAVVAEIDLDGNRTLRIIAAHLGLLRHSRSQQARVVLDIMSSADEKPTLLLGDLNEWRLGNRSTLNTLHATFGPQPPAVPTFPSNLPLLALDRIMTNRHGMIAAVEAHDTPLSRVASDHLPLTAFVRL